Proteins found in one Saccharomyces kudriavzevii IFO 1802 strain IFO1802 genome assembly, chromosome: 11 genomic segment:
- the APE1 gene encoding metalloaminopeptidase APE1 (similar to Saccharomyces cerevisiae APE1 (YKL103C); ancestral locus Anc_2.478) produces the protein MEEQREILEQLKKTLQMLTVEPSKNDQTVHKKSDKGKFENSGYILEHNYEDIAQEFIEFIYGNPTTYHVISFFAKLLDKHGFKYLSEKSNWNDSIGEDGGKFYTIRNGTNLSAFILGKNWKANKGVGVVGSHVDALTVKLKPVSFKDTSEGYGRIAVAPYGGTLNELWLDRDLGIGGRLLYKAKDTNKIKSALIDSTPFPICRIPSLAPHFGKPAEGPFDKEDQTIPVIGFPAPDEEGNESPTDDERKSPLFGKHSIHLLRYIAGLAGVEVSELIQMDLDLFDVQKGTIGGIGRHFLFAPRLDDRLCSFAAMIALICYAKNVNVEDSDLFSAVTLYDNEEIGSLTRQGAKGGLLESVVERSSFAFSKKPVDLHTIWANSIILSADVNHLYNPNFPEVYLKNHSPVPNVGITLSLDPNGHMATDVVGTALVEELARRNGDKVQYFQIKNNSRSGGTIGPSLASQTGARTIDLGIAQLSMHSIRAATGSKDVGLGVKFFSGFFKNWRSVYDEFGEL, from the coding sequence atggaGGAACAACGTGAAATACTGgaacaattgaagaaaactctACAAATGCTAACTGTTGAGCCATCCAAGAATGATCAAACTGTCCACAAGAAGAGTGATAAGGGAAAATTCGAAAATTCAGGATATATCCTCGAGCACAATTACGAGGACATTGCGCAGGAGttcattgaattcattTACGGCAACCCTACCACTTACCATGTAATATCATTCTTCGCCAAACTGTTAGATAAGCATGGCTTCAAATACCTGAGCGAGAAATCCAATTGGAATGATTCCATTGGCGAAGATGGCGGGAAATTCTACACCATCAGAAACGGTACTAACCTCTCCGCCTTTATCCTGGGCAAGAACTGGAAAGCTAACAAGGGTGTTGGTGTCGTTGGATCTCATGTCGACGCTTTGACCGTCAAGTTAAAGCCAGTCTCCTTCAAGGACACATCTGAAGGCTACGGCAGGATTGCCGTCGCGCCATACGGAGGTACTTTAAATGAACTGTGGTTAGACAGAGACCTGGGTATTGGTGGTCGTCTTCTTTACAAAGCGAAGGACACaaacaaaatcaaaagcGCTCTGATTGATTCTACTCCCTTCCCCATTTGTAGAATCCCTTCATTAGCTCCTCATTTCGGTAAACCGGCCGAAGGCCCGTTTGATAAAGAGGACCAAACCATCCCAGTCATCGGCTTTCCGGCTCCAGATGAGGAAGGCAATGAATCACCTACGGATGATGAACGGAAATCGCCCTTATTCGGCAAGCATTCCATTCATCTTTTAAGGTACATCGCTGGATTAGCTGGTGTGGAGGTATCCGAACTGATTCAAATGGACTTGGACTTATTCGATGTTCAAAAAGGTACCATTGGTGGTATTGGTAGGCATTTCCTTTTCGCGCCACGTCTGGATGACAGATTGTGCAGTTTCGCGGCAATGATTGCCTTGATTTGCTATGCTAAAAATGTCAACGTCGAAGACTCGGATTTGTTCTCCGCTGTCACTTTGTATGATAACGAAGAAATCGGTTCGTTGACAAGACAAGGCGCAAAGGGTGGTCTGCTGGAGTCCGTTGTGGAGCGCAGTTCTTTTGCCTTCAGCAAAAAGCCAGTCGACTTACACACGATTTGGGCTAATTCCATCATTCTATCCGCCGACGTCAACCACTTGTATAACCCAAACTTCCCAGAAGTCTACTTGAAGAACCATTCTCCAGTGCCCAACGTCGGAATCACTCTGTCGCTGGATCCAAATGGCCACATGGCCACGGATGTCGTGGGCACTGCCCTGGTGGAGGAACTGGCACGCCGCAATGGGGACAAAGTGCAGTactttcaaatcaaaaacaattCAAGATCAGGCGGTACCATTGGCCCATCCTTGGCTTCTCAAACCGGTGCCCGTACCATAGACTTGGGTATCGCGCAATTGTCCATGCACAGTATCAGGGCAGCTACAGGGTCCAAGGATGTAGGATTAGGTGTCAAGTTCTTCAGCGGCTTCTTCAAGAATTGGAGATCCGTCTACGATGAATTTGGAGAATTGTGA
- the HSL1 gene encoding protein kinase HSL1 (similar to Saccharomyces cerevisiae HSL1 (YKL101W); ancestral locus Anc_2.479) yields the protein MTGHVSKFNRKPEGRSSSLAKKAAKRAMAKVNSNPKRSSAHLERVVQSVNDATKRLSQPESTISVATKSSKRKSRDTVGPWKLGKTLGKGSSGRVRLAKNIETGQLAAIKIVPKKKAFVHRSNNGTVPNSYSSSMITSNVSSPSIASKEHSNHTQTNPYGIEREIVIMKLISHANVMALFEVWENKSELYLVLEYVDGGELFDYLVSKGKLPEREAIHYFKQIVEGVSFCHSFNICHRDLKPENLLLDKKNRKIKIADFGMAALELPNKLLKTSCGSPHYASPEIVMGRPYHGGPSDVWSCGIVLFALLTGHLPFNDDNIKKLLLKVQSGKYQMPMNLSAEARDLISKILVINPEKRITTQEILNHPLIKKYDNLPINKMIRKMKRDNMARGKSNSDLHLLNNVSPSVVTLHSRGEIDESILRSLQILWHGVSRELITAKLLQKPMSEEKLFYSLLLQYKQRHSISLSLSNEKKKVPKESSMDESKTGNTFELPYVTNTSDNDVKTSFSSEVHSENISAFNPNNTNSSVDAEMNAPVLAQKSQFSINALSQPGSDKFEAEVVPLSPAIPIFNASSSRVFRNSYTSISSRSKRSLRPSSSKLSLSASTTRETVRENAMPLPQLQKSPSRFSLSGKAVHPSPSNKSLHKSLSKKNIAPTATVRRTLQNSASKRSLYSLQSISKRSLNLNDLLVFDDPLPSKIPAPENAREYEPHSLESDSDFEILCDQILFGNALDKILEEEEDNERENDGPRQVRDNTKPPTKSIMDPKASMSKENEDPKRLTKAEKNSFNPIEGDSQSSSFSPFQKVNTQNPTYFESQKPKRTVLSDITNSFNETNKQFLKNEGMRMKKKNLMEQLERKNERLSSVKPIQPQELRVNSLPDDQKPPSLSLDPRRNFSQPANSKVESLLQGLKLKKDPPPHWTHEGGSLFMSRNSVNETPHNTLDDSVGSSHIPLTTMATSSTDPSVLAESSTIHKPMLSLPSTFLNTSMTFKNLSQILADDSDDKHLSIPQNQSRSVAISHPLRKKSAKISLTPRSNLNANLSMRRNQSSPGSYLSNDLDGISDMTFAMEIPTNTFTAQAIQLMNSGSGNNITGASPKISSFTNAKETKSVDYMPKENETDNSEINNIPNYTVPNTRDKEGINIFEDAPSDEGSLNTSSESDSQGSVHRKAVSIDTLATTNVLTPATNVRVSLYWNNNNSGIPRETTEEILSKLQLSPDKPPNPHVQKRFSSTRASRDSKALGISQSLQSMFKDLEEDQDDYTSQADMLASDLINPNQRSSEESPKPKQRVTMLFDEEEEESKKLGMQKIKKEHIKLDNRISEQPAQVSLLPLVNKEGHADLTENDHLAVPELSSSKVTKDGAVKSSSPVNKKKPVNIVKSVKKSDDGDAPVNDKKNWFVKLFRNLSSHNSGTKTSKNHVTNISFDDAHMLTLNEFNKNSIDYQLKTIDHKFGKKTVEYECKFVKGNFKFKIKISSLPNASTVVTVKRRSKHSNTASDKAFEKFNDDVERVIQNAGRS from the coding sequence ATGACTGGCCACGTATCTAAGTTTAACCGAAAACCTGAAGGTCGCTCGTCTTCGTTGGCCAAGAAGGCAGCTAAGAGGGCTATGGCCAAAGTAAATTCGAACCCAAAGAGATCATCGGCACATTTGGAACGTGTGGTGCAATCTGTAAATGACGCCACTAAGAGATTATCCCAGCCCGAATCTACCATAAGTGTCGCTACAAAATCGtcaaagaggaaatccAGAGACACAGTTGGCCCTTGGAAGTTGGGCAAAACTCTGGGGAAGGGATCTTCCGGTAGAGTTCGTTTAGCTAAAAATATAGAGACAGGACAATTGGCTGCCATCAAGATTGTCCCCAAGAAAAAGGCCTTCGTTCACCGTTCCAATAACGGAACTGTTCCTAAttcttattcttcttccatgATCACCTCTAATGTATCGTCTCCATCCATAGCGTCCAAAGAACATAGTAACCATACTCAAACCAATCCGTATGGTATAGAGCGAGAAATTGTCATTATGAAACTAATATCCCACGCCAACGTGATGGCATTGTTCGAAGTTTGGGAGAATAAATCCGAGCTATATTTAGTGTTGGAATACGTTGATGGTGGTGAGCTATTTGATTACTTGGTCTCGAAGGGAAAACTGCCTGAAAGGGAGGCGATCCATTATTTCAAGCAAATAGTGGAAGGTGTTTCCTTCTGTCATTCCTTTAACATATGTCATCGTGATCTTAAACCTGAAAACCTATTGttagataaaaaaaacaggaagATTAAAATTGCTGATTTTGGTATGGCGGCTTTAGAACTTCCTAACAAACTTTTAAAGACTTCGTGTGGCTCTCCGCATTACGCGTCTCCTGAGATCGTTATGGGTAGGCCATATCATGGTGGCCCAAGCGATGTTTGGTCCTGCGGTATCGTTTTATTTGCACTGTTGACTGGGCATTTGCCGTTTAACGATGACAACATCAAAAAGCTGCTGCTAAAAGTTCAATCGGGCAAATATCAAATGCCCATGAATCTCTCTGCTGAAGCTCGTGACttaatatcaaaaatactGGTAATCAATCcagagaaaagaataacCACCCAAGAAATATTAAATCATCCTCTTATCAAGAAGTACGATAACCTACCCATTAATAAAATGATCagaaagatgaagagaGATAATATGGCAAGAGGAAAATCCAATTCAGATTTGCACTTGTTGAACAATGTTTCGCCCTCTGTTGTAACTTTACATTCAAGGGGGGAAATTGATGAATCTATCCTAAGAAGTTTGCAAATTTTGTGGCATGGAGTCTCTCGTGAGTTAATCACTGCAAAGTTGCTTCAAAAGCCAATGTCCGaggaaaaattattttattCACTACTATTACAGTATAAACAACGTCACTCAATTTCATTGTCCTTGTCgaacgaaaaaaagaaggtacCAAAGGAAAGTAGCATGGATGAATCAAAAACAGGGAACACTTTTGAACTTCCCTATGTCACGAACACAAGCGATAATGATGTAAAAACTTCATTCTCTTCAGAAGTACATTCAGAAAATATTTCAGCATTCAATCCGAATAACACTAACTCAAGCGTTGATGCAGAAATGAATGCCCCAGTGTTGGCGCAGAAGTCTCAGTTTAGTATTAATGCTCTCAGTCAACCGGGAAGCGATAAGTTCGAAGCAGAAGTTGTACCGCTGTCACCTGCAATTCCTATATTCAACGCTTCTTCATCCAGAGTTTTTCGTAACTCATATACTTCTATTTCTTCACGTTCGAAGAGATCGTTACGTCCGTCAAGTTCCAAATTATCATTGTCCGCTTCAACTACTAGAGAAACTGTTCGTGAAAACGCAATGCCTCTACCTCAACTGCAGAAATCGCCTTCAAGATTTTCCTTGTCAGGGAAGGCAGTTCATCCTTCTCCCTCAAACAAATCATTACATAAATCACtttcgaagaaaaacatcGCTCCAACTGCTACTGTTAGGAGAACACTGCAAAACTCGGCCTCAAAAAGATCTCTATACTCATTACAGTCTATTTCAAAACGTTCCTTGAACCTGAATGATTTATTAGTATTTGATGATCCTCTGCCCAGCAAAATACCGGCCCCCGAAAATGCAAGGGAGTATGAGCCGCACTCTTTGGAATCAGACTCCGACTTTGAGATCTTATGTGACCAGATCTTATTTGGAAACGCCTTAGATAAGATTCTtgaggaggaagaggaCAATGAAAGGGAAAATGATGGTCCAAGACAAGTAAGAGATAATACAAAACCCCCAACAAAATCTATCATGGACCCAAAGGCGTCTATGAGTAAGGAGAATGAAGACCCGAAACGCCTCACCAAGGCTGAGAAAAACTCGTTTAATCCAATTGAAGGGGACTCACagtcttcttcattttctcctTTCCAAAAAGTAAATACTCAAAATCCGACCTATTTCGAATCTCAAAAGCCTAAAAGAACAGTTCTTTCAGATATTACGAACTCGTTTAATGAAACCAAtaaacaatttttgaaaaatgaaggcatgagaatgaaaaagaagaatctTATGGAACAactggaaagaaaaaatgagcGTTTATCATCAGTCAAACCTATTCAACCTCAAGAACTCCGTGTAAATTCTTTGCCTGATGATCAAAAACCCCCATCTTTATCTTTAGATCCTCGTCGCAACTTCTCTCAACCGGCGAACTCGAAGGTAGAATCGCTGTTGCAAGGActgaaattaaaaaaggATCCACCTCCTCACTGGACACACGAAGGAGGCTCCCTGTTTATGAGTAGAAATTCAGTGAATGAAACCCCGCACAATACTTTAGATGATTCAGTCGGAAGCTCACACATTCCTTTAACTACCATGGCGACATCTTCGACAGATCCCAGCGTTCTAGCGGAATCTAGTACAATTCATAAGCCAATGTTGTCCTTACCTTCCACCTTTTTGAACACCTCTATGACGTTTAAAAACCTTAGTCAGATCCTCGCCgatgatagtgatgataAACATTTAAGTATACCACAGAATCAATCTAGGAGCGTTGCCATATCGCACCCTCTGCGAAAGAAGTCTGCCAAGATATCTTTAACGCCACGATCAAACCTGAACGCTAATTTATCCATGAGGCGTAATCAAAGCTCACCTGGATCCTATTTGAGCAACGATCTGGATGGAATCTCGGATATGACATTTGCGATGGAAATACCGACGAACACTTTTACGGCTCAGGCAATTCAACTTATGAATAGTGGTTCCGGTAATAATATAACTGGCGCATCGCCAAAAATATCGTCGTTTACAAATGCGAAAGAAACCAAATCGGTCGACTACATGCCGAAGGAAAACGAAACAGATAATAGTGAGATTAATAATATTCCAAATTATACTGTACCAAATACTCGTGATAAAGAGGGTATTAATATCTTTGAGGATGCTCCCTCTGATGAAGGTTCATTAAACACATCTTCGGAGAGCGATTCACAGGGAAGTGTACATAGAAAAGCTGTGTCTATCGACACATTGGCAACCACAAATGTCCTTACGCCAGCAACTAACGTTAGAGTAAGTCTTTATtggaataataataattcAGGCATTCCTAGGGAAACTACAGAAGAAATACTTTCAAAACTCCAATTATCGCCGGACAAGCCGCCGAACCCACACGTGCAAAAGAGATTCTCCTCCACACGTGCTAGTCGTGATAGCAAGGCATTAGGCATCTCCCAAAGTTTACAATCAATGttcaaagatttggaagaagatcAGGATGACTACACCTCCCAAGCTGATATGCTTGCATCGGATTTGATTAAcccaaatcaaagatcaTCAGAAGAAAGCCCTAAACCAAAGCAAAGAGTAACGATgctttttgatgaagaagaagaagaatctaAAAAATTAGGAatgcaaaaaataaaaaaggagCATATAAAGCTGGATAATAGAATATCCGAACAACCTGCTCAAGTTTCTTTGCTGCCACTTGTTAATAAGGAAGGCCATGCTGATCTTACAGAAAATGACCATCTTGCAGTACCGGAACTCTCGTCAAGTAAGGTTACTAAAGACGGTGCTGTTAAATCAAGTTCGCCTGtcaataagaaaaagcCAGTAAATATTGTAAAAAGTGTCAAAAAATCTGATGATGGAGATGCGCCCGtcaatgataaaaaaaattggtttGTTAAACTATTCCGAAATCTTTCCTCTCATAACAGTGGTACGAAGACATCTAAAAATCACGTAACGAATATCTCATTTGATGATGCTCATATGCTGACATTGAATgaattcaacaaaaataGTATTGACTACCAATTAAAGACCATAGATCACAAgtttggcaaaaaaaccGTAGAATATGAATGCAAATTTGTAAAAGGCAACTTTAAATTTAAAATTAAAATCAGCAGTCTACCCAATGCTTCAACGGTTGTAACcgtaaaaagaagaagcaagCATTCAAACACTGCCTCTGATAAggcttttgaaaagttcaatGATGATGTAGAGAGAGTAATTCAAAATGCCGGACGTTCATAA
- the YPF1 gene encoding aspartic endopeptidase (similar to Saccharomyces cerevisiae YKL100C; ancestral locus Anc_2.481) has product MNKYLNSVRDHFSEWSSRLVRADSSSTSQGASNKELEQIFEKINAIVENDNNNLATTFDRISYRVAHKITHLVESHSLVFNYATLVLIASALVVIGSFTSVSSIPFTALPPTREHPLFDPTDFDVDHDCHVIYREDDEDKKKKKKSKRFFDLMDEKHAIILPLTSGCTLLALYFVIKKLHLNWLKYVTKILNFNITLLNIPAGTFVYSYFLNSLFRNLSHLASWNPLVILPRYRVTIADDNEDLNKIGGFVTNLNYKDGLTNSVVHKKTLSEIEKDHWMKYFYRRELTEPMDIKSKRQISNLYLNNALIVSFVFSIISTVYFYLSPNDWLISNAVSMNMAVWSISQLKLKNLKSGALILIALFFYDIYFVFGTDVMVTVATNLDIPVKLRLPVKFITAQNNFNFSILGLGDIALPGMFIAMCYKYDIWKWHLDHDDTEFHFLNWSYVGKYFITAVVSYIASLVSAMVSSSVFNTAQPALLYIVPSLLISTVLVACWNKDFKQFWNFQYDTIEMDKSSKKFVENKQNSITYSTFILSEYYNDADKYALFVDDGNENIDNDEEFIQDTDFSDSSEEELSENDLSDGEFP; this is encoded by the coding sequence ATGAACAAGTATTTGAACTCAGTTAGAGATCATTTTTCGGAGTGGTCTTCTCGTCTTGTTAGGGCTGACTCATCAAGCACAAGCCAAGGAGCATCAAACAAGGAACttgaacaaatttttgaaaaaatcaatgctATAGTCGAGAATGACAATAACAACTTGGCAACTACTTTCGATAGAATATCATATCGTGTAGCCCACAAGATCACGCATTTGGTTGAGAGCCACTCCTTAGTATTCAACTACGCTACTTTGGTTCTCATCGCCAGTGCTTTGGTCGTCATTGGTTCATTTACGTCTGTATCTTCTATTCCATTTACAGCTTTACCTCCTACTAGAGAACACCCGTTGTTCGACCCCACCGATTTTGATGTGGACCACGATTGTCATGTCATTTACCGCGAGGATGACgaagacaagaagaaaaagaaaaagagcaaGAGGTTCTTCGACCTCATGGATGAGAAACACGCAATTATACTGCCTTTGACCAGCGGCTGTACTTTATTAGCCCTTTATTTTGTTATCAAAAAACTACATCTGAACTGGTTAAAATACGTGactaaaattttgaatttcaacaTAACACTGTTGAATATACCTGCTGGCACGTTTGTCTACTCGTATTTTCTCAACTCACTATTCAGGAACCTATCGCATTTAGCGTCGTGGAATCCCTTGGTTATTTTGCCAAGGTACCGTGTGACAATTGCTGATGATAACGAggatttgaataaaataGGTGGTTTTGTTACCAATTTGAACTATAAAGATGGATTAACAAACTCAGTCGTTCACAAAAAGACATTAagtgaaattgaaaaggatCATTGGATGAAGTACTTCTATAGAAGAGAATTAACCGAACCCATGGATATTAAGTCGAAGAGACAGATTAGTAACttatatttgaataacGCATTAATAGTTTCATTTGTGTTTTCTATCATTTCCACCgtgtatttttatttgtcACCTAATGATTGGTTAATATCTAATGCAGTCAGCATGAACATGGCTGTTTGGTCCATTTCTCAACTAAAGCTGAAGAATCTGAAATCCGGGGCCTTGATACTTATCGCATTGTTTTTTTACGACATTTATTTCGTTTTTGGTACTGACGTGATGGTTACAGTTGCTACTAACCTAGATATTCCCGTAAAATTACGTCTGCCAGTTAAGTTTATTACTGCCCAAAACaacttcaatttttcaatccTTGGCTTAGGTGATATTGCCTTACCTGGAATGTTCATCGCCATGTGCTACAAGTATGATATTTGGAAATGGCATCTTGATCATGACGACACCGAATTCCACTTCTTAAATTGGTCGTATGTTGGAAAGTATTTTATAACCGCTGTGGTCAGTTACATTGCCTCCTTAGTATCCGCCATGGTCTCCTCATCTGTTTTTAATACAGCTCAACCGGCTTTGTTGTACATTGTTCCTTCCTTGTTGATCAGTACTGTATTGGTGGCATGCTGGAATAAAGATTTCAAGCAATTTTGGAACTTTCAATATGATACGATTGAAATGGATAAGAgctcaaaaaaattcgtcGAGAATAAGCAAAACTCTATCACTTATTCAACTTTCATCCTATCAGAATATTACAATGACGCTGACAAATACGCCTTGTTTGTTGATGATGGAAACGAAAACATTGACaacgatgaagaattcaTACAAGATACAGATTTTAGTGACAGTTCTGAAGAAGAGCTTTCTGAAAATGATCTATCGGATGGGGAATTTCCTTAA
- the UTP11 gene encoding rRNA-processing protein UTP11 (similar to Saccharomyces cerevisiae UTP11 (YKL099C); ancestral locus Anc_2.482), with product MAKLVHDVQKKQHRERSQLTSRTRYGFLEKHKDYVKRAQDFHRKQSTLKVLRGKAKERNPDEYYHAMHSRKTDAKGLLMSSRHGDDEDESLSMDQVKLLKTQDSNYVRTLRQLELKKLEKKSRELMFKSSGSHTIFVDSRDKMEDFAPEKFFNTTSEMVNRSENRLTKEQLTQEILNKKSASSIMPKESLDNKKLKKFKQVKQHIQREIQLKQVEQRMDAQRELLKKGSKKKIVDSSGKSSFKWKKQRKR from the coding sequence ATGGCGAAACTTGTGCATgatgttcaaaagaaacagcATAGAGAGCGTTCTCAACTGACGAGCCGCACCAGATATGGGTTCCTAGAAAAGCACaaagattatgtaaaacGTGCTCAGGATTTCCACAGGAAGCAGTCCACTTTGAAAGTCCTTAGAGGAAaggcaaaagaaagaaatccAGACGAATACTACCATGCTAtgcattcaagaaagacAGATGCAAAAGGGCTTCTGATGAGCTCACGTCACGGCGACGACGAGGATGAGTCTCTTTCCATGGATCAAGTCAAGTTACTCAAGACGCAAGATAGCAATTACGTGAGGACATTGAGGCAATtagagttgaaaaaattggaaaaaaaatcgagAGAGCTAATGTTCAAAAGCTCTGGAAGCCATACGATATTTGTCGATTCCCGAGACAAGATGGAGGATTTTGCTCCGgagaagtttttcaatactACTTCTGAAATGGTAAATAGATCTGAAAACAGACTGACCAAAGAGCAATTGAcccaagaaattttaaataaaaagagCGCTTCATCGATAATGCCAAAGGAATCATTagacaataaaaaattgaaaaaattcaagcaGGTTAAGCAGCATATACAGAGGGAAATTCAGTTGAAGCAGGTTGAGCAGAGAATGGACGCTCAAAGAGAGCTGTTGAAAAAGGGctcgaagaagaaaatcgtAGACTCCTCAGGGAAGTCCTCGttcaaatggaaaaagcAACGGAAGCGTTGA
- the MTC2 gene encoding Mtc2p (similar to Saccharomyces cerevisiae MTC2 (YKL098W); ancestral locus Anc_2.483) — protein sequence MSDHNLPDFQTCLKFSVTAKKSFLCMYRESVAEGTLASSIPTACDMQLKRAIDSIYPDGGIKVTVMNSTTASLDSLATTHVQDFEIVIIPDINSLLQPDQAKLVKVMRDSEMALQKAQSGRIFIGVLHWNNATPSSSAAKDGDNASKSAPKTRIFLPACIHIGAWLKHKFWFACAPPYLDFESSSESNMSTRANTGDGATTKEEGQGSEGKRSVVLNEEANLDDVFVGSNVRRYILDIMVHLRTHRLTYNARAGGVYTNSLDNMILLSRLIGLHSGKMFVSPSHIKEASMWYFPMHLELVQRSSMDSSLLYGSDPSLVDEMLEKLAKIKHEEVNEFENPLFLESLVVKNVLSKVVPPV from the coding sequence ATGAGCGATCACAATTTGCCGGATTTCCAGACatgtttgaaattttctgtCACTGCCAAAAAGAGCTTTTTATGTATGTACAGAGAAAGCGTCGCAGAAGGAACGTTGGCTTCTTCAATACCAACTGCCTGTGATATGCAGCTGAAAAGAGCGATCGATTCCATTTATCCTGACGGGGGAATAAAGGTCACGGTCATGAATTCAACAACCGCAAGCTTAGACTCGCTAGCGACTACGCATGTTCaggattttgaaattgttatCATTCCAGATATCAATTCGCTTTTGCAGCCGGACCAGGCCAAACTAGTGAAAGTTATGAGAGATTCCGAAATGGCCCTCCAAAAGGCACAATCCGGGCGCATTTTCATTGGGGTCCTTCACTGGAATAATGCAACACCATCCTCAAGCGCTGCCAAGGATGGAGACAATGCAAGTAAAAGTGCTCCCAAAACACGTATCTTTCTTCCCGCATGTATACATATAGGTGCTTGGCTTAAACATAAATTTTGGTTTGCATGTGCGCCGCCATATCTGGATTTCGAGAGTTCGTCTGAATCCAACATGAGCACGAGGGCCAACACCGGCGACGGGGCGACGACGAAAGAAGAGGGACAAGGGTCTGAGGGTAAGAGATCCGTTGTACTAAACGAAGAGGCAAATTTGGACGACGTGTTCGTGGGCTCCAATGTGCGACGGTACATTCTGGACATCATGGTACACCTGCGGACGCATAGGCTGACGTATAATGCCAGAGCTGGCGGAGTGTACACAAATTCGCTAGACAACATGATACTACTGTCCAGGCTTATAGGTTTACATAGCGGCAAGATGTTTGTGTCCCCGTCGCATATCAAGGAAGCGTCGATGTGGTATTTTCCCATGCACTTAGAACTGGTGCAGCGCTCGTCCATGGACAGCTCACTGCTGTACGGCAGCGACCCCAGCCTAGTAGATGAAATGCTTGAGAAGCTCGCAAAGATCAAGCATGAGGAAGTCAATGAGTTTGAGAATcctcttttcttggaatCTCTCGTAGTGAAGAACGTGTTAAGTAAAGTCGTGCCTCCTGTATAG
- the CWP2 gene encoding Cwp2p (similar to Saccharomyces cerevisiae CWP2 (YKL096W-A); ancestral locus Anc_2.484) yields MQFSTIVSVAFVALANFVSAETAAAISQITDGQIQATSATETTTTAAPSSTVETVSPSSTETVSQQTENGAAKAAVGMGAGALAAAAMLL; encoded by the coding sequence atgcaattcTCCACTATCGTTTCCGTCGCCTTCGTTGCCTTGGCCAACTTTGTTTCCGCTGAAACCGCTGCCGCCATCTCTCAAATCACTGACGGTCAAATCCAAGCCACCAGTGCCACTGAAACCACCACCACTGCTGCTCCATCTTCCACCGTCGAAACCGTTTCTCCATCCAGCACTGAAACCGTTTCTCAACAAACTGAAAACGGTGCTGCTAAGGCCGCCGTCGGTATGGGTGCCGGTGCTCTAGCTGCTGCCGCTATGTTGTTATAA